From the Candidatus Binatia bacterium genome, the window CGCCCCGGCGGATCCCCGCACAATCCACGCCGGGTGCCGCGACAAGCAATGGGCGCGTAGCGAAAGGCGAAAACTCCACCACATCTTTTCTGTCCGCTTGCTGGAAGGCTCGCCACAAATGGCCTGCACAAGCGGGTCGTGAAAAAAGGCACGCACCAACATGCTTGCCGCTTCACGCTCGTGTTGCCAAGCGAACTGTTCGATTGGCCATAAGGGTGGCAGAGCGCGTGTGCTTGGTTCCGTCACGACGATCTCCTTGCCGACACGGCGCGGCGTGCGCCGCAGGCTAGCCCGCACTTGGCGCCAGCGGCAAGCGGGCTCGAACAGCTTGTACACACAAATCTCGGGGGTTGCGTTCGGAAGTGTCTTAGGAAAACTCGATCGCGTTTTGCCATAGCGTTAGTGATTCGGCATCCAGCACCGCTCTCTTGGCCATACGGCTGAGCAGGCTCCTACGGTGCCCGGTCGGGTATGATCGATGCTGCATTTGGATCACTAACCAGAATGAAGGCGACCGGAGAACATTGATGCCCATCCGTTTGTTGCTTCTGCGCTGGGTTTTAGTTTTGGCCACTGTTTATCTAGTATGGTTCAGCGGCGGTCGCGCGCAGAACTTGTGGCTCGTGACGGTGTATGTGCTGGCGTACGTGGGGTCGACGCCCGTCATCCATCGTGCCGTGCGACGCCGGCCTGTGAGTCAGCGTCTTTTGGTTGGCCTCGTCGTGTTCGACATCGCATTCGTAAGTGTCGGGCTGATTCTGGCCCATCCGACGCAATTGGACTTTTACCCCGTGGTTTTTCTCGTCCTATTCGTCGCTGCAGTGGCCCTCGATTTTCGGGCGGCAGTGGTCACGGCGGTGTTACTCGGCGTAGTGCACTTGGCAGCTACGGCCAGTACATCGCCCGATCCGATTTGGACCCACACCGACGAGTTGTTGCGGATTCCCTTTCTTTTGGCTGTGGCGGGTTTCTTTGGCTACCTGTGTCAACAACAACGACGCCGCGCGCGACGCCGCTTATGGAGCCAACGCCAACGAGACCGCATGCAGGCGTTGGCGGCGGCCGCACACGACATTCGTAGTCCACTCGCGAACGTGGTCAGCCTCACCGAGATGCTCCTCGCTGGGGATGCGGGCGAGCTAAACCCGGACCAGCGCGACCTCCTCGAGCGGGCCCACGTGGATCTTTGGCGCATCGTACGACGAGCTACAAACCTGATGGACGCTGCGCGCTTGGACCAGCAGGCGTTACCCTTGGAGCTGGAGTGCACGGATCTAGCCAAACTGTGCGCCGAAGTTGTGCAATCGATGGAGACAGCAGCGCGAATTCGCAAGCTCCGATTGATTCTGGAGAACGAGTCAGTCGGGAGCGAGGTGTTGGCCGATCGCGTCCAAATAGAGCGTGCGGTAAGCAACCTGGTGGACAACGCGCTCAAGTACTCGCCAACAAACGGCAGTGTGTGGCTGCGGGTACGCAATCCCTCGCCGGGTTGGGTGAGCGTGGAAGTGATCGATCAGGGACCGGGAATTCCGGTGGAGCAACAGGAAGCAGTGTTTCGCCCATATGCACGGATCCATAGTGGACCACCTTTGTCAGGCAGCGGTCTTGGCTTGTTTATCGTGCGGAAGATTGTCGTGGCGCATGGTGGTTCGGTGACGCTGGAACGTGACCCGCATGGGGGAACATGTGCGCGCATCCTGCTCCCGCTGATCATTGGAGAGCGGCCACATCCACGAGAGGGCAAAAATCCGCCAGGCACACAGACCCGCGGGTGGTCCTCCAACGGGCAGTGGCTTAGGTGAGGGAATACGTTAGTCGCTGCGCGTTGCTTCCACCTGCAATGCTTCGAGGAAGCGATCGATGTCGTTCGTGGTATTGTAAAAATGCGGAGCTACCCGGATGCCGCCGTTGCGTACCCGGACGATGAAGCCGCGCTTGTCCAGGCGCTGGGTCAAGCCCTCGGAGGACCGACCGGGCAGGCGAAATACGATGATGCCAGAGCGCTGGTGTTCTCCGAGGGGGCTGAGAATCTCAGCTCCAAGTGGATGCAATCCATCAACCAAGCGATCCGTTACCGCGCGGATGCGTCGCCAGACTTCTTCCCTGCCGACCTCGAGAAGAAGCTCGACGGCGGAGCCGAGGGCGTGAATGCCCATATGGGGTGGGCTGCCAGGTTCGAACTTCAGGGCATCGCGGCGTGGCTCGAAGTGGTAAGGGAGGAACTTATTTTCGTCGTACACGCTCTTCCAACCGTGCAGTACGGAATCGAGGCGATCGATGACCCGGCGCGACACGTACAAGAAACCACAGCCTTCTGGAGCGAGGAGCCACTTGTGGCCGCCGACGGCGAGGCAGTCGATCCCCAAGCTTTCCACCTGGAGCGGCACGGCGCCGACGCCTTGAATTCCGTCGACGCAGAATAACCAGCCGCGCTCCCGGCAAAGTTGCCCCAAAGCTGCCAGGTCGTTGCGTGCACCCGTGAGCCAATCGACAAAGCTGACTGACAACAGGCGTGTGCGCCGATCGGCAACGGCGACGACATCGTCAGGGCTCACAAGCCCATTCCGCCGCGCCACCAAGCGGGTCTCGACCCCCCGGGCACGCAAGGCAAACCAAGGGTAGATGTTCGATGGATATTCTTGATCGACAGCGATCACGTTGTCGCCCGCCTGCCACGGAAAGCCGCTAGCGACAAGGGAAAGGCCTTCGGAGGTGTTTTTGACGAAGGCGATCTCATCGGTCTGCGCACCCACGAGCTTGGCGCAGGCTGCCCTCGCGGCTTCGCTACGCAACTCCCACCACTGGTTTGCTGGCCCATCTGCTCGTAGGGCTTGCTCCAAAAACGCCTCGACTGCTTGGCGCACTCGCAGAGACACCGGTGCGACACCTGCGTGATTGAGATGCACCAGTTTGTCGGTTACCGGAAACAATCTGCGCCACGGATTTGCAGACATGTGGCGCTAACTAGAACGAGAATCGGGCGAGACCAAGACCATGACCCACGTGTTGCCACCCGATGAGTTGCAACAAATCCAAGTAGACGCCGCTCATGGCGGGATGCGGCTGGACGCTTTCGTTCGCAACATGGTTCCAGCGTTATCTCGACGTGCCGTGCAGGAAGCGATCGATGAGGGCAGGGTGTTCGTCAATGGTCGGCGGGCCAGCAAAGGCACTCGCCTGCAACCTGGTGCCATGGTGACGATCGTTGCCGAGCTAGTGCGCGAGCTCGAGCCGAACTCCGAGCTGCCGGTGACAGTGGTCCACGAGGACGATCACTTGGTTGCCGTGAATAAGCCGGCGGGTCTGCCGAGTCATGCGCTGCGGCCGTTCGAGCGCAACACGGTAGCGAACTTCCTCCTCGCGCACTACCCGGAGATGCGAGCCCTTTCGCGGGCAGGGTTGGAAGCCGGGCTGGTGCACCGGCTGGACACAGATACGTCTGGAGTTCTGCTCGCCGCGCGCACGCCGGAGGCGCATCGCCATTTGCGTGAGCAGTTTGCGGCGAGAGAGGTTCGTAAAGAGTACCTGGCGCTAGTGAGCGGCACGATATCGGAGCCAGGGGCGATTCGAAGCCCGTTGGAAAACGACCCAAGCCAAGTGGGGAAAATGCGCCTCGCCCGCAGCGGCAGCGGTCGAGCCGCCGAGACCCATTACCGGCCTCTGGAGTGTTATTCCGGGCACACGCTGCTGCGGGTGGACATCTATAGCGGCCTCCGGCACCAGATCCGTGCGCATCTTGCCGCCATTGGGCATCCGATTGTCGGCGACGCTTTGTACGGCGGCGACCCCAGCCTCGGCTTGAAGCGGCAGTTCCTACACGCCACGCGTATCTCGTTCCGTCACCCCGTCACGGTACAACTCTTCGCCGTGGAAGCCCCGGTGCCGGAGGAGCTGTCCGCCGTGTTGGGCGAACTGAGAAAGCGAGAGCGGCAAATCTACAAGGCTTCGCGTCCGCGCCGGCGGTGACGGCCTACCGCGCCTTCGGGCGCGAGCAGACCAGCATTAGGCTGCCACTTGCTTCCCTTTACTCTTTGCTTTCGCACAAGCGGCGCAGAGGTTGCGCTGATTGTGCGGGTCCTCGACCAAACCCTCGTCCAGATTGTGGCAGATCTTCTTGCACTCGAAGCAAATGAAGTAGATTCCTTCAATCGTCTTGTTGATGCGTTCGCGATTTAAGATCCGACCCTTAAGCTTCTCGATTCGGATCCCCAAGAGTTCTTCGTATTGGCGCTTGATTCTGCGGCGCCCGGCTTCGTCCTTTGGTAGTCCCTCTTCTTCACCTTCAGGAGCTAAGTCCGGGTCGAGCAGGCGTAAATTCTTTTTATTCTTCGCCTTGGTGCTTTTGCTCTTCTTAGAAGTCCGTGCCATGGACACCTCCGCTTACGCAGGCGTTAACGCGTGCGCCTGGTGTAACCACAATTCTTTTCGCAGACCCAAAAGAAGCCGTGGGGGCCGAAGCCGGTAAACTTCACGACACGGACCTCAGCACCGCAACTCGGGCACAAACGTTTTTCTTGAACACCGCCTTTTTCCGCCGTCTTGGCTTTTTTCTCCGCCACTGAGCTACCTCCTTAAGCTGGATCACGAGGTGGAAGACCGTTGCTGACAATCCGGAGGGTGGTCAGCGATCCGCCATTGAGAGCTCCGTGCCCAGCACGCCGACACAAGCGCCACGCGTAGCCAAGGGCAATACACCTGTCAATGCAGGATCGCGAACCGGAGCTGCTACTGTGCCGTCGCTGCACGTCCCCGCATACCGCGACACCTGTCCTCTGTGTGTTTGTCGGGCGAGAGAGGCGGCCGGGGCTCAGGCGCAGACGGCGGGCCAGCATTGGAGAGTTAACGAGTCCGAGTCCACTAAGCCGCTGGGTGCTACGCGCAACAGGCGAATCCGTCGTGTTCACGGCCGCCAACCTTGCGCGGTCATTCGCAGCGGGATCGCGAACGTGATCTCCCCACTGCACTGATTGTGCGCGAACACAGGAGCGCCAGATTCCGCCAACACTCCACCCAGATACAAGATGAGGCTGAGGCCAGTCGGCCCTGAACCCAGTGCAGCCGCCAAGGCGCTTGCGTTGGTGATGTCGGTGGCGTCGCCGGTCCGCGGTGACGGTCGCCGCACATCGACCACGGAGACTCCCGAAGCCGTACAAGTGGGCAGCCGCGGGTCTCGGTTGTTCAGGCTCAGTCGCATAGGGATGAGGCAGGCGCCGTTATGGGAGTCCCCGTCGAGATCGCAGGCAGAGTCGCCATCCGTGCATCGACGCGCGGCCGAGGAACACCGAGCCGATTGCGGAAAGCAGGCTCGGGCAAAAAGAATTCCAGCAAACAGTCCGGCCTCCCTGCTCCGCCGCCAGGAGCACAAGAGTTTGCCGGGGCGGTTTCGGCGCACAGAGCGGGGACGTTTGTAGGGGTAACAGTCGCTGATGGCGTCGGTGATTGGGAAGTAGGGAGGGTAGGCGAGAGCGTTGGCGTTCGCGTTGCCGTGGGGGTCCGGGTAGGCGTTGTTGACCGGCTCGGAGTAGGTGTGGGCGATGTCGTGGGGCTCAGTGTTGGCGTCCGGGTCGGAGTCAGGCCTGGCGTCAGCGTTGCAGAGGAGGTGGCGGTGACGGTGAGAGTAAACGAGGGTGGCGGGGTGGCTGAAGGAGACGGGGAATGGGACGGCGACGCTGTCGGTGCGGCAGACGCAGTCTCCGTGGCAGTCGGAGACGCGGTCATGGTTGCGGAGGCCGTCGCAGTGGCGGAAACCGTTGGGGTTGCGGAAGCTGTCACCGTAATCTTGGGCGTTGCCATCGAGCTCGCGGTCGGCGTTCGTGTTGCGGTTTCCGTTGGCGGGAGCGTGGAGGATGCAGTCGGTGTCGGCGTTGGCTGAAGAACCGGTGTGAATGTAGCGGTTGGTGTCGCTGTCGGTGTGGCGGTGGAATCGGGCTTGACAATGACCATCGTGTCGAAGACAAGGTTGTTCCGATCGACAGCCTGCACGGTCAGCGTCCTGTTGCCGGCAATCCGTACTGCGGTGTGCTGGTAACGTGCGAAACTACAGTAGTTCGAAGGTCCCGCCGGGCCGTTTTGGCCGCGGGCCAAGGGCAGTAGGTTTTGCTGCCGAACAAGGGCTATCGGCTTGGTCCGTTGGCGTCGACATTGGCAGCGGAATCCAGAGTCGCTCCGCCCCTCCGGTCATGATGTAGATCGCCCCCCGTCCATCGTGGCCAGGCGAGCCATCGGGAAGAAATTCGTCCCAATACTTGCTTCGTTCGTAAGTGTCGTCGTGACCGGTGAACACCACATCCACACCATAGCTTTCGAATAAGGGGCCCCACTGACTCCGCACAGTGAGATCGCTTCCGAGGGAGGCTAAGCCGTTGGCGCAAGAACACGGGGTATGATGCAGGAACACGAATTTTCACTTGCGCGTGGTCGTGGCGAGTTGCGTTTCAAGCCAAGAACGTTGCGTCGCTGTCATCGCAGGCGAGTTGGAGTCTAATCCCAGAACCAGCACTTCACTACTTTCAAAGGCCCAGTGGTGCGTTACGCGGACGCTGGAGCATCCGAAATTCTGCTCACGAAGCCCAATTGCTTGCGCCCATGGGATTCAGGTCGTGGTTCCCGGGCACGGGAAAAATATTGCTCGTTGAAGCAACGTCGAGTAAGCGAGGAGTCCATTATTGTCCCAGTCAGACTGCACGCCGTTCTGATACGCGTTGTCGCCCGCTGTGAAGACCAAGGGTGGGTCCGATGCATTTTGGTTGTTGGCCACATCGTAGTATGCCTTGGTGCCTGCCCCCGATCGCCGACGACGGTGAAAAAGACGTCATTTGAGTCCGTCCGCGCGCGCAGCGTGGTAAAGTACGAGGAGAGGGATACCGGCTGCAGCACCACGCCGTTGGTGGTGAGCTGATAGTAGTACCGAGTGCCGGTTTGGAGACCGGTTAAGCGCACGCTGTGGCAGATACCTGCACTACCCACATCGCACGCAGACGCAGGCGGAGCTGTCGCAACTTGGCCGAGCGCCGTCGTAGTGCCATACTCTACCGTGTTGTCACCCGCGGTGTCGGTCCACCGCAGGATGGTCAACGTTGTGGGGTCATTATCGGGATTCTGCAGCAGCGGTCCACGCGTGAGCACCAGCGCGATTACCGGGCTTATCGAGGCAAACGCGACGAACCCGGCGACAACGATTGCCGCGGCTTGCCTCCTGCGCACCGCCCACCACCCACCACCAACTCGCCATCCTCCTGCAGCGCATCGGTACTAGCTACGCCGAGGGCCCCGATTTTGTCAAGCCAATTTCTGGCAATGGAGAGTACACGCACGGGACCTGGAAAACGGGCGGCTTTTATACGATTTTGGCCTACTCTTGGCCCCTTGCGACCAGCGCATGCCTTTTGTACTCAAGTGCGCCGTTGTCCGCGGAGGCCGTGGGCAGGTAGCTCAGTCGGTAGAGCAGAGGACTGAAAATCCTCGTGTCGAGTGTTCGATTCACTCCCTGCCCATCGCTGGCGGTTGGGCGCTCGCGATTGGCACGATCAAGCTTTGCTGGGGCGTATTGCCTAGATTTTGTAGCTCAGCGCCGGCACAGGCACCGTGCATTGCTCGGCAGCGGAACGATAGCACGCTTCCACAATCGCCACTGCTCGCAACCCCTCTTCCAGCGGGATCGGCACCAGTGCTCCGGAGCGCACGGCCCGCACGAAATCGCGCAGGACTTCGCGCACGGTCGGTACCGGCGGGGGGAGTTCGAGGTTGCGG encodes:
- a CDS encoding HAMP domain-containing histidine kinase — its product is MPIRLLLLRWVLVLATVYLVWFSGGRAQNLWLVTVYVLAYVGSTPVIHRAVRRRPVSQRLLVGLVVFDIAFVSVGLILAHPTQLDFYPVVFLVLFVAAVALDFRAAVVTAVLLGVVHLAATASTSPDPIWTHTDELLRIPFLLAVAGFFGYLCQQQRRRARRRLWSQRQRDRMQALAAAAHDIRSPLANVVSLTEMLLAGDAGELNPDQRDLLERAHVDLWRIVRRATNLMDAARLDQQALPLELECTDLAKLCAEVVQSMETAARIRKLRLILENESVGSEVLADRVQIERAVSNLVDNALKYSPTNGSVWLRVRNPSPGWVSVEVIDQGPGIPVEQQEAVFRPYARIHSGPPLSGSGLGLFIVRKIVVAHGGSVTLERDPHGGTCARILLPLIIGERPHPREGKNPPGTQTRGWSSNGQWLR
- a CDS encoding aminotransferase class V-fold PLP-dependent enzyme, giving the protein MSLRVRQAVEAFLEQALRADGPANQWWELRSEAARAACAKLVGAQTDEIAFVKNTSEGLSLVASGFPWQAGDNVIAVDQEYPSNIYPWFALRARGVETRLVARRNGLVSPDDVVAVADRRTRLLSVSFVDWLTGARNDLAALGQLCRERGWLFCVDGIQGVGAVPLQVESLGIDCLAVGGHKWLLAPEGCGFLYVSRRVIDRLDSVLHGWKSVYDENKFLPYHFEPRRDALKFEPGSPPHMGIHALGSAVELLLEVGREEVWRRIRAVTDRLVDGLHPLGAEILSPLGEHQRSGIIVFRLPGRSSEGLTQRLDKRGFIVRVRNGGIRVAPHFYNTTNDIDRFLEALQVEATRSD
- a CDS encoding RluA family pseudouridine synthase; translation: MTHVLPPDELQQIQVDAAHGGMRLDAFVRNMVPALSRRAVQEAIDEGRVFVNGRRASKGTRLQPGAMVTIVAELVRELEPNSELPVTVVHEDDHLVAVNKPAGLPSHALRPFERNTVANFLLAHYPEMRALSRAGLEAGLVHRLDTDTSGVLLAARTPEAHRHLREQFAAREVRKEYLALVSGTISEPGAIRSPLENDPSQVGKMRLARSGSGRAAETHYRPLECYSGHTLLRVDIYSGLRHQIRAHLAAIGHPIVGDALYGGDPSLGLKRQFLHATRISFRHPVTVQLFAVEAPVPEELSAVLGELRKRERQIYKASRPRRR